In Paenibacillus hexagrammi, the following are encoded in one genomic region:
- a CDS encoding recombinase family protein has product MKDRVVGYVRVSTQGQVKDGYSLTYQTEEIQRYCASHNLELLDIYKDEGISGAKVDEDELTIERDGLQEMLSDLKWRDVKYIVVLNTSRLWRADIVKVLIQRELKRNKVDVKAIEQPQYSIYAHDPNDFLVNGMMELLDQYQRLEIALKLSRGRRKKAQEGGYAGGRVAFGYSAAKGQKTLSIDPVQSETVRRLFEIKTEHPSWSLSQIAAELNQAGYRTVQDKLFTKVQVKRMLDREEFYRGMYRYGQIEAKGVHQPIII; this is encoded by the coding sequence ATGAAAGATCGTGTAGTCGGTTATGTTCGGGTCTCTACGCAAGGACAGGTGAAGGATGGCTATTCGCTTACCTACCAGACGGAGGAAATCCAGCGGTACTGCGCCAGCCACAACCTCGAACTGCTGGACATTTATAAGGATGAAGGCATTTCGGGGGCAAAGGTAGACGAGGACGAGCTAACCATAGAACGGGATGGACTTCAAGAAATGTTGTCCGATCTGAAATGGCGAGATGTGAAGTATATCGTTGTTCTGAACACTAGCCGCTTATGGCGAGCAGACATTGTGAAGGTGCTGATTCAGCGGGAACTAAAACGGAATAAGGTTGATGTAAAAGCCATTGAACAGCCGCAATACAGCATCTATGCCCATGACCCGAATGATTTCCTAGTAAACGGCATGATGGAGCTACTAGACCAATACCAGCGGTTAGAGATTGCCTTGAAGCTAAGCCGAGGACGGCGCAAGAAGGCACAGGAGGGCGGCTATGCGGGCGGTAGAGTAGCATTCGGTTATTCAGCCGCCAAAGGACAAAAGACGCTCTCCATCGACCCTGTGCAGTCTGAGACGGTACGTAGGCTGTTCGAGATCAAGACCGAGCATCCGTCATGGTCACTGTCTCAAATCGCCGCAGAACTGAATCAGGCGGGCTACAGAACGGTTCAAGACAAGCTCTTCACGAAAGTGCAGGTGAAGCGAATGCTAGACCGTGAGGAATTCTATCGAGGTATGTATCGTTATGGACAGATTGAAGCAAAAGGCGTACACCAGCCAATTATTATCTAA
- a CDS encoding IS5 family transposase translates to MFQRSEGQLILPGDFFLPFGGKLSEDNRWVLLAAMIPWAKVEEKYAKSFKRSQKGQKAVPVRVALGALIIQERLGTDDRETLQQILENPYLQYFLGLPGYQNRRPFHASLMTHFRKRLGSDVLQEVNEWIALEEVQKQTDEQGSDDDDSSGGNAAGSASGSLTHQNAEAPLHQGKLLLDATCAPADMAYPTDLSLLNDAREKLEIIIDLLHQPHRGKTAKPRTYRQKARKAYLAVSKQRRVKPRTMRKAIGKQLRFVARNLRTVAALAETSHLSALPRSLYKKLLVIQELYRQQRQMFDERSHSIPDRIVSISQPHVRPIVRGKAKASVEFGAKVAISLVNGFAFEEKRDWDNFNEGLTLKASVEAYYKRFGFYPEAVLADQIYRNRENLRYCKGLGIRLSGPQLGRPSANQEEAKRLSKVDASERNAIEGKFGEGKRCYGLGRIRARLQATSETVISMQFLVMNLERRLRLFFLSFFAGLQTVRLCVNVRLLKLN, encoded by the coding sequence ATGTTTCAGCGAAGTGAAGGTCAGCTCATTCTGCCAGGCGACTTCTTCCTGCCGTTTGGTGGAAAATTAAGCGAAGATAACCGCTGGGTGCTTCTCGCGGCGATGATCCCATGGGCAAAGGTTGAGGAGAAGTACGCCAAATCCTTCAAAAGGAGCCAAAAGGGTCAAAAAGCGGTACCCGTCCGTGTCGCGCTCGGGGCGCTCATCATTCAAGAGCGGCTCGGGACCGATGACCGAGAAACACTTCAGCAGATTCTGGAGAACCCGTATCTGCAGTACTTCCTGGGGTTGCCTGGTTATCAGAATCGACGTCCGTTTCACGCATCACTTATGACTCACTTCCGTAAGCGACTTGGCAGCGACGTCCTTCAAGAAGTGAATGAATGGATTGCCCTCGAAGAGGTCCAGAAACAGACAGACGAGCAAGGCTCGGATGATGACGACTCCAGTGGAGGCAACGCTGCAGGAAGCGCAAGCGGGAGTCTCACGCATCAAAACGCCGAAGCGCCTCTTCATCAAGGAAAGCTGCTCCTTGATGCCACCTGCGCTCCCGCCGACATGGCGTATCCAACCGACCTGTCGCTGCTGAATGATGCGCGCGAAAAACTGGAAATCATCATTGACCTGCTTCATCAGCCGCACCGTGGAAAGACCGCAAAACCGCGAACCTATCGGCAAAAAGCCAGGAAGGCGTACCTTGCTGTGTCCAAGCAGCGGCGCGTAAAGCCCCGCACGATGCGCAAAGCGATCGGAAAGCAACTGCGGTTCGTTGCGCGCAACTTACGAACGGTTGCTGCTTTAGCTGAAACTAGTCATCTGTCGGCACTGCCTAGGAGCCTGTACAAAAAACTGTTGGTCATTCAGGAGCTGTACCGCCAGCAACGGCAGATGTTCGATGAACGCTCGCACAGCATCCCGGATCGGATCGTCAGCATCTCGCAACCGCACGTTCGTCCCATTGTGCGCGGCAAGGCAAAGGCCAGCGTAGAGTTTGGCGCGAAAGTCGCCATCAGCTTGGTGAACGGCTTTGCGTTTGAAGAGAAACGGGATTGGGACAATTTCAACGAAGGTCTCACGCTGAAGGCCTCAGTCGAAGCCTACTACAAACGATTTGGCTTCTACCCCGAAGCGGTGCTTGCGGATCAGATCTACCGTAACCGTGAAAACCTGCGGTATTGCAAGGGTTTGGGCATCCGCCTCAGCGGACCGCAACTTGGGCGACCATCCGCTAATCAAGAGGAAGCCAAGCGCCTCTCCAAGGTCGACGCATCGGAACGTAACGCAATCGAAGGCAAATTCGGCGAGGGCAAGCGTTGCTATGGGCTTGGTCGTATTCGAGCACGCCTTCAGGCGACGAGCGAGACGGTCATCAGCATGCAGTTCCTCGTGATGAATCTGGAGCGAAGACTACGGCTTTTCTTTCTGTCTTTTTTCGCGGGGTTGCAAACGGTTCGGCTATGCGTGAACGTGAGGCTTTTGAAACTAAATTGA
- a CDS encoding helix-turn-helix domain-containing protein — MAGYQWLDDMKNQFHYIDDEGAFAELDGEQEKGSYVTCRQVNNTYFLSVPQVLRRCFFLSVNEKAVLWELMSWLDDIGYSRVSLKTLSLYTGISEKTVSTMLNGLVMKGIIRRKHTSSTDIFMVCDLSKNPYILLSEGIHYWIRTFIRRCLPEENRARKIENLFAYDVPLSLNLARKAVNKIVRNPRI, encoded by the coding sequence ATGGCAGGATATCAATGGTTGGATGACATGAAAAACCAGTTTCACTACATTGACGACGAGGGCGCATTCGCGGAACTGGACGGAGAACAGGAGAAAGGCAGTTACGTAACATGCCGCCAAGTGAATAATACTTACTTCCTATCCGTTCCTCAAGTGCTGAGAAGGTGCTTCTTTCTTTCAGTAAATGAAAAGGCGGTGCTGTGGGAGTTGATGTCGTGGCTTGATGATATCGGGTATAGTCGAGTCTCTCTCAAAACGCTAAGTCTGTATACAGGAATTTCTGAAAAAACGGTTAGTACCATGCTCAATGGGCTTGTAATGAAGGGGATTATTCGTAGAAAACATACGTCCTCGACAGATATATTCATGGTTTGCGATCTGTCGAAAAACCCTTATATACTCCTGAGCGAGGGGATTCATTATTGGATAAGAACCTTTATCCGCCGATGCCTTCCCGAAGAAAATAGAGCCAGAAAAATAGAAAACCTGTTTGCATACGATGTTCCCCTATCCTTGAATCTTGCTCGTAAGGCGGTGAATAAGATTGTCCGTAACCCTCGTATCTAG
- a CDS encoding preprotein translocase subunit TatA, with protein MEKSFMNHPVNECIQKLGLTHRAFVVLYDISWERFRSCLYGYTDSIPRAILNVMVQHGYDEQEAQRQYLLWRKWTVQQKLTAPAAAEGRAHP; from the coding sequence ATGGAGAAATCATTCATGAATCACCCAGTCAATGAATGCATTCAGAAGCTAGGGCTAACACACCGAGCGTTTGTTGTCTTGTATGACATCTCATGGGAAAGGTTTCGTAGTTGCTTGTATGGTTACACCGATTCCATCCCCCGCGCCATCCTGAATGTCATGGTACAGCATGGCTATGATGAGCAAGAAGCACAGCGGCAGTATCTCTTATGGAGGAAATGGACAGTCCAGCAAAAGCTAACCGCCCCCGCCGCCGCAGAAGGAAGGGCGCATCCATGA
- a CDS encoding T6SS immunity protein Tdi1 domain-containing protein, protein MSKIFDDFKFKEKTPISVIEKYKDNVPVQVVEVWRNFGFGGINNGYLRVVNPDDFQEVLNDTYSRNQRAIPLFTTAMGDILVWEDEYLLSLNYRKHKVNVVAKNFKFFFNDIFDDYYLNNALDWSPYPDAIKKYETPAFDECFGYVPLLGLGGRKSGKFKKSEVDRTYLFDN, encoded by the coding sequence ATGTCTAAAATCTTTGATGATTTTAAGTTTAAAGAAAAGACCCCTATAAGTGTTATTGAAAAATACAAGGATAATGTACCCGTCCAAGTGGTTGAAGTATGGAGAAATTTCGGATTTGGTGGCATTAATAATGGTTATCTTAGGGTTGTAAATCCCGACGATTTTCAAGAAGTATTAAATGACACTTATAGTAGAAATCAAAGGGCTATTCCATTATTCACTACAGCTATGGGCGATATTTTAGTTTGGGAAGATGAGTATTTATTGTCACTTAATTACAGAAAACATAAAGTGAACGTAGTGGCAAAAAATTTCAAGTTCTTTTTTAATGATATCTTTGATGATTATTACCTAAATAATGCTCTAGATTGGTCCCCATATCCAGATGCAATTAAAAAATATGAAACACCTGCTTTTGATGAATGTTTCGGTTATGTTCCTCTTCTTGGGTTAGGGGGCAGAAAAAGTGGAAAATTTAAAAAAAGTGAAGTTGATAGAACATATCTATTTGATAACTGA
- a CDS encoding polymorphic toxin type 15 domain-containing protein codes for MEEIDVKFKRNKKHDSEEFKRQLKDQQDGINELTVEEFIANRDRYLKDGRALEGDAAQKLARKKALQDKIDEFREEGLSYQEAEQKANEWIKDKAALHNPDQIAGGYPEKIDGLGDLGINSSLGSQWKNKIGELDKKIRDLAKNMTEEERKSTYLNIKLTE; via the coding sequence ATTGAAGAAATAGATGTTAAATTTAAACGCAATAAAAAACATGATTCTGAGGAATTTAAAAGGCAATTAAAAGATCAACAAGACGGAATTAATGAGTTAACTGTAGAAGAGTTTATTGCTAATAGGGATAGGTATTTGAAAGATGGCAGGGCATTGGAAGGGGACGCCGCTCAAAAATTAGCTAGGAAGAAGGCGCTTCAAGATAAGATTGATGAATTTCGTGAAGAAGGTTTATCATATCAAGAGGCAGAACAAAAAGCTAATGAGTGGATAAAGGATAAGGCAGCACTGCATAACCCTGACCAAATTGCTGGTGGTTATCCAGAAAAAATTGACGGGTTGGGTGATTTGGGGATTAATTCATCCCTTGGATCACAGTGGAAAAATAAAATTGGAGAATTGGATAAAAAAATTAGAGACTTAGCTAAAAATATGACAGAAGAAGAAAGAAAGTCTACCTATTTGAATATCAAATTAACAGAGTAA
- a CDS encoding IS110 family RNA-guided transposase, producing the protein MRHYKEKHIYVGVDLHKHTHTAVIVNCWNEKLGEIQFNNIPNAFPDFLQQVKGYAKRGVTPLFGLEDVGGYGRSLAVYLLEEKQKVKEVNTALSYAERKSYPTTKKNDSWDAECLAKILLNKLDILPDANVQDVYWTMGQLVSRRTGLIRSQISLKNQLHAQLSHHYPSYKKFFSDIDGKCALVFWHTFPSPQLLEDMTAEELAKVLRKASHNTCSTKKAEEILALVKRDGDTTRDYQHYRDFLIQSFVRDLRFKQEEMKNIHDEIKTLLGQLDYKLETMPGIDLVTAAYLIAEIGDINRFPSADKLARFAGVAPVLFSSAGKGKEQKSKQGNRILHGLFYNLAVQQVQVAKGSRKPRNPFFHEYYHRKIAEGKSKKQALVCVMRRLVNIIYGMMKNKTEFVLPDAKSIEKQVG; encoded by the coding sequence ATGCGCCATTACAAGGAAAAGCATATTTATGTCGGCGTGGACTTGCACAAGCATACCCATACCGCCGTTATTGTCAACTGCTGGAATGAAAAGCTCGGAGAAATTCAATTCAACAATATTCCGAATGCTTTTCCGGACTTTCTTCAGCAGGTAAAGGGCTATGCCAAAAGAGGCGTAACGCCACTTTTTGGACTTGAAGATGTCGGTGGATACGGGAGGTCTCTTGCCGTCTATCTGCTTGAAGAAAAGCAGAAGGTAAAGGAAGTCAATACAGCTCTGTCTTATGCTGAACGGAAAAGCTACCCAACTACAAAGAAAAATGATAGTTGGGATGCCGAATGTTTAGCCAAAATCCTACTGAATAAGCTGGACATCCTGCCGGATGCGAACGTGCAAGATGTATACTGGACAATGGGTCAGCTTGTATCCCGAAGAACAGGCTTGATTAGGTCGCAAATCTCGTTGAAGAACCAACTTCATGCCCAACTCAGTCACCACTATCCGAGCTACAAGAAGTTTTTCAGCGATATTGACGGCAAGTGTGCGCTTGTCTTTTGGCATACGTTTCCTTCACCACAATTGCTTGAAGATATGACAGCAGAAGAGTTGGCAAAAGTATTGCGAAAGGCAAGCCACAACACCTGCTCGACGAAGAAGGCGGAGGAAATCTTAGCTTTGGTGAAACGGGATGGCGACACCACCCGAGATTATCAGCACTATCGAGATTTCTTGATTCAAAGCTTTGTTCGGGACCTGCGATTCAAGCAGGAAGAGATGAAGAATATTCATGATGAGATCAAGACACTGCTCGGTCAGCTTGATTATAAGCTGGAAACGATGCCAGGCATTGATCTCGTTACCGCGGCGTACTTGATCGCAGAGATTGGTGACATTAACCGATTCCCAAGTGCTGATAAACTGGCGAGATTCGCAGGAGTCGCCCCGGTATTATTCAGTTCCGCGGGTAAAGGGAAAGAACAGAAGAGTAAGCAAGGCAACCGTATCCTTCATGGTCTATTTTATAACCTTGCCGTTCAACAAGTACAAGTAGCTAAAGGCAGCCGCAAGCCGAGAAATCCCTTCTTCCATGAATATTATCATCGGAAGATCGCCGAAGGAAAGTCGAAAAAGCAAGCGTTGGTGTGCGTGATGCGTAGACTCGTCAACATCATTTATGGGATGATGAAGAACAAGACGGAGTTCGTTTTACCGGATGCAAAGTCGATAGAAAAGCAAGTTGGATAA
- a CDS encoding recombinase family protein — translation MQNVVGYVRVSTQGQVKDGYSLQYQVDEINRYCQENNLKLLRIYEDRGISGAKVDEEGLTVEREGLQNMLADISQLNIQGVIVLNTSRLWRSDMAKVLIQRELKRHRVDVKAIEQLNYSIYAYDPNDFLVNGMLELLDQYQRLEIALKLGRGRRKKAEQGGYAGGGIPFGYKVIKGNKLLVVDDRKAAIVRRLFELKQQNLHWILAQYADQLNKEGYTTDQGKSFTKVQIKRIFDHEPVYRGTYSYGSIEAVGQHQAII, via the coding sequence ATGCAAAATGTCGTTGGATATGTCCGAGTATCGACTCAAGGACAAGTAAAAGACGGTTATAGTCTGCAATATCAGGTTGATGAAATAAACCGATATTGTCAAGAAAATAACTTGAAACTGCTCCGAATTTACGAAGATCGAGGTATTAGTGGGGCCAAAGTCGATGAAGAAGGCTTGACCGTTGAACGTGAAGGTTTGCAAAACATGCTTGCCGACATCAGCCAGTTGAATATTCAAGGAGTTATCGTCTTGAATACTTCGCGTTTGTGGCGTTCGGACATGGCAAAGGTATTGATTCAGCGGGAATTAAAGCGGCATCGAGTCGATGTGAAGGCGATAGAACAGCTGAATTACAGTATTTATGCCTATGACCCGAACGACTTCTTGGTCAACGGAATGCTGGAGCTACTGGATCAGTACCAACGTCTTGAGATCGCATTGAAGCTTGGCAGAGGGAGAAGAAAAAAGGCGGAGCAAGGCGGTTATGCAGGTGGAGGAATCCCCTTCGGCTATAAAGTGATCAAAGGCAACAAACTGCTGGTAGTCGATGATCGCAAAGCAGCGATTGTCAGGCGGTTATTTGAACTGAAGCAACAGAACCTTCATTGGATATTGGCTCAGTACGCAGATCAGCTGAACAAGGAAGGTTATACGACTGATCAAGGCAAGAGCTTCACCAAAGTGCAGATCAAACGGATTTTCGACCATGAACCGGTTTACCGAGGCACATATTCATACGGCAGTATTGAAGCGGTTGGTCAACACCAAGCCATCATCTAA
- a CDS encoding SMI1/KNR4 family protein, with protein MNETISKMIEEYSEEKDFFGEVSEEYIQSAEEALGLKFPQSYRGFVISYGSGGICGVEILGVQGKLGASVVKSTERWRKLGLSDGLIVIEDSGEFVRCMYSADFVDEKVYTWDRNGKELSVRYDTFDDYVIDMFQEGIDNL; from the coding sequence ATGAACGAAACAATTAGTAAAATGATTGAGGAGTATTCCGAAGAAAAAGATTTCTTTGGAGAGGTATCTGAGGAATATATTCAGAGTGCCGAAGAAGCACTTGGATTAAAATTCCCACAAAGTTATAGGGGATTTGTAATTAGTTATGGATCTGGCGGGATATGTGGTGTTGAAATCTTAGGGGTTCAAGGTAAACTTGGTGCTTCAGTAGTAAAGTCAACAGAAAGATGGAGGAAATTGGGGTTAAGTGATGGCCTTATTGTGATTGAAGATTCGGGGGAATTTGTAAGGTGTATGTATTCCGCCGATTTTGTTGACGAAAAAGTTTATACTTGGGACAGAAATGGAAAGGAATTGTCTGTGAGGTATGATACGTTTGACGATTATGTTATAGATATGTTTCAGGAAGGGATCGACAATTTATAG
- a CDS encoding HNH/ENDO VII family nuclease has translation MIQQEPGGMVEIAETTHDKYSSTLHGLVEDGNSFRNDPDLEKQYNNFRSNYWKMRANE, from the coding sequence TTGATTCAGCAAGAGCCGGGAGGAATGGTGGAAATAGCTGAAACAACGCATGATAAATATAGTTCTACTTTACATGGCTTGGTAGAAGATGGTAATAGTTTTAGAAATGATCCTGATCTTGAAAAGCAGTATAATAATTTTAGGAGCAATTACTGGAAGATGCGTGCAAATGAATAA
- a CDS encoding contractile injection system protein, VgrG/Pvc8 family, whose product MEAVEKAMGYGNIRIISPYELQTIQHMDIIRHPGEHARLTLSGIIPEEHGTSYMEHSSSRDTVEIQIVEENGSARRLFKGIVSLLKIKAVQGIYYLELECSSYTAIMDLKRKSRSFPNPHMTYGELIETVMSDYEQSDVLDYATGSSALGSFTLQYMETDWQFLKRMASHFGSVLMADAAGDGPKLMVGLPDGRMRSLPEEPFMVKRSLAEWMNIAFNDGHGSEGEFTAYSIVTDQSYQIGDKVMFREGELTVVGYTAALTDGLLSYTYMLSPLEAGMSVLRILNHEMTGATLLGSVQEVKGHSVKVKLDIDEGRKGAASGWFPYASAYSAEGSGGGSTICQGPAIGYSSMCRGVRKEGP is encoded by the coding sequence GTGGAAGCCGTAGAGAAGGCAATGGGATATGGCAATATCCGCATCATCTCGCCCTATGAGCTGCAAACCATACAGCACATGGACATCATTAGGCATCCCGGAGAGCATGCCAGGCTGACTCTCTCGGGAATCATCCCGGAGGAACATGGAACTTCCTACATGGAACACTCCAGCAGCAGAGATACCGTGGAGATCCAAATTGTAGAGGAGAACGGCTCAGCCAGGCGTTTGTTCAAAGGGATCGTCTCCTTACTGAAGATTAAGGCCGTTCAGGGCATTTATTACCTGGAGCTGGAATGCAGCTCCTATACCGCTATTATGGATTTGAAGCGTAAGAGCCGTTCATTCCCGAACCCACACATGACCTATGGAGAGCTTATCGAAACCGTCATGTCGGATTATGAACAGTCGGATGTGCTCGACTATGCCACGGGTTCTTCCGCTTTAGGGTCATTTACCTTACAATATATGGAGACGGATTGGCAATTTTTGAAACGAATGGCTTCGCACTTTGGTTCTGTACTTATGGCCGATGCTGCTGGGGATGGGCCTAAACTGATGGTGGGTCTGCCGGATGGCAGAATGCGATCGCTGCCGGAAGAGCCGTTCATGGTCAAACGAAGCCTTGCCGAGTGGATGAACATCGCGTTCAACGATGGGCACGGCAGCGAAGGAGAATTCACCGCTTATTCCATAGTGACGGACCAATCGTACCAGATCGGAGACAAAGTGATGTTCCGGGAAGGGGAACTCACCGTAGTCGGGTACACAGCTGCATTAACAGACGGGCTTCTAAGTTATACCTACATGCTGTCTCCCCTTGAAGCAGGAATGAGTGTTCTGCGAATCCTCAACCATGAGATGACGGGAGCGACCCTCCTTGGCAGTGTACAGGAGGTCAAGGGTCATTCGGTGAAGGTCAAGCTGGATATCGACGAGGGGCGTAAGGGCGCGGCTTCAGGCTGGTTCCCGTACGCCTCCGCATACTCCGCCGAAGGTTCCGGCGGGGGCTCTACGATATGCCAGGGACCGGCGATCGGGTACAGCTCTATGTGCCGGGGTGTGAGGAAGGAGGGACCGTAG
- a CDS encoding DUF4280 domain-containing protein: MNIIRGPIEVKRSGGQTQQTFVVAGAVVSCSCGNMRTRLTMPLSHGVSIKGKPQLTVEDYKPYQNIMPFGMCCTIQNPEVNAATTANENVLRPMPCKPVIQMPWTHGKQDKLIEGKPALLSPSTTTCQYNGIISIEDDGQEM; this comes from the coding sequence ATGAATATCATTCGAGGGCCAATCGAGGTCAAGCGGAGCGGCGGACAGACGCAGCAAACCTTTGTCGTGGCTGGGGCGGTCGTGAGCTGCAGCTGCGGGAATATGCGAACCAGACTGACGATGCCGCTGAGTCACGGGGTATCGATCAAGGGGAAACCGCAGCTAACCGTGGAGGATTACAAGCCGTACCAGAATATTATGCCCTTTGGCATGTGCTGTACGATTCAGAATCCGGAGGTGAATGCGGCAACGACTGCCAATGAGAATGTGCTGCGGCCGATGCCCTGCAAGCCCGTCATTCAGATGCCATGGACGCACGGAAAGCAAGATAAGCTCATTGAAGGAAAGCCTGCTTTGCTCAGTCCATCCACCACGACCTGCCAATATAACGGGATCATTTCAATCGAGGATGACGGACAGGAAATGTAG
- a CDS encoding serine protease, with protein MRYFQITEDERILNAAKPMGITDIPKEMLTRERVHELDDWLLQFQVREQPGGGRFVDFIERPIPLYSEPFKRHLEKCSKQLHVQPVVLTDLKHLKQESYWLVVPPVVHCVSEQSEFRKDGTLQQLVIQEEQIRHPFFKVGGLLEDVLVVDLAMAESILRRGLTGMRFKRLSSVAKGKEMTSG; from the coding sequence ATGAGATATTTTCAGATTACGGAGGATGAGCGGATTCTGAATGCCGCAAAGCCCATGGGAATAACGGATATTCCCAAAGAAATGCTCACCCGTGAACGTGTTCACGAGCTTGATGATTGGCTGCTTCAATTCCAGGTGCGGGAACAGCCGGGCGGGGGGAGATTCGTGGATTTCATCGAGCGTCCGATCCCGCTGTATTCCGAACCTTTCAAGCGTCACCTGGAAAAATGCTCGAAGCAGCTGCACGTTCAACCGGTCGTACTCACCGATCTCAAACACTTGAAGCAGGAATCCTACTGGTTGGTGGTGCCACCGGTTGTTCACTGTGTATCCGAACAGAGCGAATTTCGCAAGGACGGCACGCTTCAACAGCTGGTCATCCAAGAAGAGCAGATCAGGCATCCTTTTTTCAAGGTTGGGGGGTTGCTGGAGGATGTGTTGGTCGTCGACCTGGCGATGGCGGAGAGTATCTTGCGGCGAGGTTTGACCGGTATGAGGTTTAAGCGGCTGTCTAGTGTTGCTAAGGGGAAGGAGATGACAAGCGGATGA
- a CDS encoding pentapeptide repeat-containing protein has protein sequence MQDIALADFETDEVQWRVQAALLELDLYVRTHIDALTQGFIEAMREVCVQAAALQQQGEKGDIAYVTCSMLRTEILDGGNRYVAEAFDSRWFFDRKLCEVEYDASWAFGYLQRCRQEWLQAAESYHGTVKAPDIERIMLREARNFHAYLVTVTRYAMPEVIRLPEYQQLTRSQTVEFRLGEYMDLSEVVYKDDFRETDSEAVRRTLAAEEESAYRYEVFNHAHLQDLELEKVDLRYSRLNQCDLSRSVWNGAVLMGTRWESCMLAHTDLSFSLLLGADFSGCMLKGAKLQGIIAGQGTMQMSEGAVPVSFRGADVQEADFTGADLRGAIFIDANVRHTNFQGARLDQALFSFEAREQLALSEEQLQSVIWVKAQGEAGA, from the coding sequence ATGCAGGATATAGCGTTAGCCGACTTTGAGACGGATGAAGTACAGTGGCGGGTCCAGGCAGCCCTGCTGGAGCTGGACTTGTATGTTCGAACTCATATAGATGCCTTGACTCAAGGTTTCATCGAAGCCATGAGAGAGGTGTGCGTTCAGGCTGCTGCCCTGCAGCAGCAAGGAGAGAAGGGGGACATCGCTTATGTGACGTGTTCCATGCTGCGAACGGAAATTCTGGATGGCGGAAATCGCTATGTGGCGGAAGCTTTTGACTCCCGATGGTTCTTCGATCGCAAGCTTTGTGAAGTGGAATATGACGCTTCTTGGGCGTTTGGTTATCTTCAACGCTGCAGGCAAGAGTGGCTGCAGGCGGCTGAGTCGTATCACGGGACCGTCAAAGCGCCGGACATTGAACGGATTATGCTGCGGGAAGCCCGCAACTTCCATGCCTATCTCGTAACCGTAACCAGGTACGCCATGCCTGAAGTCATTCGTTTGCCTGAGTATCAACAGCTTACACGGTCGCAAACGGTAGAATTTCGCCTTGGCGAATACATGGATCTGAGCGAAGTGGTATACAAGGATGACTTTCGTGAGACGGATTCGGAAGCTGTTCGCCGAACGCTGGCTGCTGAAGAGGAATCGGCGTATCGCTATGAAGTGTTCAACCATGCCCATCTCCAAGACCTAGAACTTGAGAAGGTCGACCTTCGGTACTCACGCTTGAATCAGTGCGATCTCTCGCGAAGTGTGTGGAATGGAGCCGTGCTGATGGGTACCCGCTGGGAGTCTTGCATGCTTGCGCATACCGATTTGAGCTTTAGTCTCCTGCTGGGTGCAGATTTCTCAGGCTGCATGCTGAAAGGTGCCAAGCTGCAGGGGATTATAGCCGGTCAAGGGACGATGCAGATGTCGGAGGGGGCCGTGCCCGTCAGTTTTAGAGGAGCTGATGTGCAGGAAGCGGATTTTACAGGCGCGGATCTGCGAGGCGCGATATTCATCGATGCGAATGTGCGGCATACGAACTTTCAAGGCGCTCGACTCGATCAGGCGCTCTTTTCATTCGAAGCCAGAGAGCAGCTTGCGCTGAGCGAAGAGCAGCTGCAGTCGGTCATTTGGGTGAAAGCGCAGGGGGAGGCAGGCGCATGA